From a region of the Salinispira pacifica genome:
- the uppS gene encoding polyprenyl diphosphate synthase, whose amino-acid sequence MSQSIPTHVGIIMDGNGRWAREKGLPRTSGHNEGLKAAKQIVKAVHDAGISYLTLYTFSTENWKRTEEEVSFLMKLIKTSLRKEYEFYKENDIRVVHSGDLSVLPRDIQEEIELVEEDTSHFTSLVVNLAINYGGRDEIVRAASRALADNPALAQRLGEDHIRNNLDRPEIPDLDLIIRSGGEQRLSNFMLWRSSYAEIFFSQTLWPDFNKEEFHEILQWFMSRTRRYGGTT is encoded by the coding sequence TTGAGTCAATCAATCCCCACACATGTCGGCATCATTATGGACGGCAACGGCCGCTGGGCACGGGAAAAAGGGCTGCCCCGAACCTCCGGTCATAACGAGGGCCTGAAAGCCGCCAAGCAAATTGTCAAAGCCGTTCATGATGCCGGTATTTCCTATTTAACCCTCTATACTTTCTCCACGGAAAACTGGAAACGAACAGAAGAGGAAGTCTCTTTCCTTATGAAACTCATCAAGACAAGTCTTCGCAAGGAATATGAGTTTTACAAGGAAAATGATATCCGGGTGGTCCATTCAGGGGATCTGTCGGTACTTCCCCGTGACATTCAGGAAGAAATAGAACTGGTTGAAGAAGATACATCCCATTTCACATCACTGGTGGTCAATCTTGCCATCAATTATGGCGGCCGGGATGAAATTGTGCGGGCGGCCTCCAGAGCTCTGGCGGACAATCCGGCGCTTGCACAAAGGCTTGGTGAAGATCATATCCGGAACAATCTGGATCGCCCGGAAATACCCGACCTGGATCTGATTATCCGCAGCGGCGGGGAACAGAGACTGAGCAATTTCATGCTGTGGAGAAGCAGCTATGCAGAAATCTTTTTCAGTCAGACCCTCTGGCCGGACTTCAACAAAGAGGAATTTCATGAAATTCTTCAATGGTTCATGTCCCGAACGAGGCGCTATGGAGGGACCACATGA
- the rpsB gene encoding 30S ribosomal protein S2, whose amino-acid sequence MAVVTMKNLLESGVHFGHQTKRWDPRMKKFIFAERNGIHIIDLQKTIVCIKDAYEAVRKTVLQNKSVLFIGTKKQAQGAIKEQAERCGMYYVNNRWLGGMLTNFSTIKKSLLRLKKLEKMEVDGTYESLTKKEIAKLNKEKTKLEKNLGGIKDMKDLPGIAFVIDTRKEAIAVAEARRMGIPIVAVVDTNSNPEGIDYPIPGNDDAIRAITLFTEIIANAVVEADNEAGLQVIESLSDDDEVVEADASADRDEDSTEITAPVAVQVDEEAAEEVVEEKEEDGFAAEDYSDYTPGNDEKPAPEKPREMEVADEAGIDEDKLYEED is encoded by the coding sequence GTGGCAGTAGTCACTATGAAGAATCTCCTGGAGTCAGGAGTACATTTCGGTCACCAGACCAAGCGCTGGGATCCGCGGATGAAGAAATTCATCTTTGCAGAACGCAACGGAATCCATATTATCGATCTGCAGAAAACCATTGTCTGCATCAAGGACGCATACGAAGCAGTCCGCAAGACCGTTCTTCAGAACAAGTCAGTTCTGTTTATCGGAACCAAAAAGCAGGCCCAGGGCGCCATCAAAGAACAGGCGGAACGCTGCGGCATGTATTATGTGAACAACCGCTGGCTCGGCGGAATGCTCACAAACTTTTCCACCATTAAAAAATCACTTCTCCGTCTGAAGAAGCTGGAAAAGATGGAAGTTGACGGAACCTACGAGAGCCTTACCAAGAAAGAAATTGCCAAACTCAACAAAGAAAAGACAAAGCTTGAGAAGAACCTTGGCGGTATCAAGGATATGAAAGATCTTCCCGGTATTGCTTTTGTGATCGACACCCGGAAGGAAGCCATCGCCGTTGCCGAAGCTCGGAGAATGGGCATACCCATTGTGGCTGTTGTGGATACCAACTCCAATCCTGAAGGTATTGATTACCCCATCCCGGGAAATGACGATGCGATCCGGGCCATCACCCTGTTCACTGAAATTATCGCAAATGCGGTGGTTGAAGCCGATAACGAAGCCGGCCTTCAGGTAATTGAAAGCCTGAGTGACGACGATGAGGTGGTAGAAGCAGACGCAAGCGCTGACCGGGATGAAGATTCCACAGAAATCACCGCCCCTGTGGCAGTTCAGGTTGACGAAGAAGCAGCCGAAGAAGTGGTGGAAGAGAAGGAAGAAGACGGCTTTGCAGCCGAGGATTATTCTGATTACACCCCCGGAAATGATGAGAAACCTGCACCCGAAAAACCCAGAGAAATGGAAGTGGCGGACGAAGCAGGGATTGACGAAGATAAGCTCTACGAAGAAGACTGA
- a CDS encoding Maf family protein has product MIQSHPFVLASASPQRSTLLSQMGLEFSVHPVDMDEDHRKGEDARELVRLLAREKLELRLNTPGEYAPDSCILAADTIVALDSHRLGKPADAGQAEEFLGKLSGREHQVLTGLAIYLPASISADIPALEEHTPGEIQCAPPDSALNPDFASGIIAVAHAVTNIALKNLDTDEIRAYLDWGEYEGAAGGYRVQGRAGCFLTGISGSYTNVVGLPIELLYAILRRTSFWQ; this is encoded by the coding sequence ATGATTCAATCACATCCCTTTGTTTTGGCCAGCGCATCACCCCAGCGCAGCACCCTGCTGAGCCAAATGGGCCTTGAGTTCAGCGTACACCCCGTGGATATGGACGAAGATCACCGGAAGGGTGAAGATGCCCGGGAACTGGTCCGTCTCCTGGCCCGGGAAAAACTTGAGCTCAGGCTGAACACCCCGGGAGAGTACGCCCCCGATTCCTGCATTCTCGCTGCCGACACCATCGTCGCCCTGGACAGTCACAGACTGGGGAAACCGGCGGACGCAGGTCAGGCGGAAGAATTTCTGGGAAAACTCTCAGGGCGGGAACACCAGGTACTCACCGGCCTGGCTATCTACCTGCCTGCTTCCATTTCAGCTGATATTCCGGCGCTGGAGGAGCACACCCCCGGGGAGATTCAGTGCGCCCCGCCGGATTCGGCCTTGAATCCGGATTTTGCGTCGGGAATCATTGCAGTGGCCCATGCCGTCACCAATATCGCCCTGAAAAACCTGGATACAGATGAAATCCGGGCATATCTTGATTGGGGAGAATATGAAGGCGCCGCCGGAGGCTACCGGGTGCAGGGCCGTGCAGGTTGTTTTCTCACAGGAATTTCCGGTTCCTACACCAACGTGGTGGGCTTGCCAATCGAGCTGTTATATGCCATACTCCGCCGAACTTCATTCTGGCAGTAA
- a CDS encoding phosphatidate cytidylyltransferase: MNTENNTTEHRKPSRNLIQRVILFAVAVPVIILIIFLEADRFHWPLNLVLLLISVPSAFEAARLFGFNPRKSKPRTIGVFLSGLSLPLTSLLWVWGVIRTELLFPVYTGMVMSILFVQVFRQQHKVKKISPGIGKHLATLAYPGLLISHLIMISALPHATILYLTFIAGVFSNDTMAYVGGRLFGAKSSHPVAISPNKTMAGFLIGFLFSPVAVTLVYFLAPHAFPGGLHVAVIMGFLIGFTTIIGDLIESGLKRSAKIKDSGEAIPGRGGLLDSLDSILFTAPVFFYAYQILTGIWVL, from the coding sequence ATGAATACTGAAAACAATACCACGGAGCATCGCAAGCCTTCACGAAACCTCATACAACGGGTAATTCTGTTCGCAGTTGCGGTTCCTGTCATCATTCTAATCATTTTTCTGGAAGCTGATCGCTTTCATTGGCCTCTTAATCTGGTACTGCTGTTGATTTCAGTCCCCAGCGCCTTTGAGGCCGCCAGACTGTTCGGTTTCAATCCCCGAAAATCAAAACCCAGAACCATCGGAGTATTTCTCAGCGGACTTTCCCTCCCGCTGACTTCCCTGCTGTGGGTGTGGGGCGTGATCAGAACCGAGCTTCTTTTCCCCGTGTATACCGGCATGGTGATGAGCATTCTGTTTGTTCAGGTATTCCGTCAGCAGCATAAGGTGAAAAAAATATCCCCGGGCATAGGAAAGCATTTGGCCACCCTTGCATATCCCGGCCTGCTTATATCCCACCTGATCATGATCAGCGCCCTCCCCCATGCAACAATTCTGTATCTTACTTTTATCGCCGGTGTTTTTTCAAATGATACCATGGCATACGTGGGGGGCAGGCTGTTCGGCGCAAAGAGTTCTCATCCGGTGGCCATCAGTCCCAACAAGACCATGGCGGGATTCCTGATCGGTTTTCTGTTCAGTCCGGTGGCGGTGACACTGGTATATTTCCTGGCACCCCATGCATTCCCCGGAGGACTTCATGTGGCTGTCATCATGGGATTTCTTATCGGGTTCACCACCATCATCGGTGATCTGATCGAATCCGGCCTGAAACGCTCGGCAAAGATCAAGGATTCAGGAGAAGCAATTCCCGGAAGGGGTGGCCTTCTTGACAGCTTGGACAGTATTTTATTCACTGCACCTGTGTTTTTCTATGCATACCAGATCCTTACAGGAATCTGGGTGCTGTAG
- a CDS encoding radical SAM protein — protein sequence MTLEECRRIWQGPHRLFLRGRELKRSVGQRVQKISITLDRSCPRRLGGGCAFCNPDSFLPPGGRGHMDPVEQFHAGMKKFSEKYPRQKYIAYIQGYTGTLGDPEHLRQIYARILSLPRVHSLVIGTRPDCLPPEILDVLARLGDAAWPSESGGEAERVKKELMVELGIESFSPAALQEARRGISSEQIRTALGKLEQRNIPAGAHLMIGLPGEDQLQQLPEHINSLPISMLKFHQLQLIRRSPWGELAAAGKKISSLPRNPMTVDEYTDTLLDVIERIRPDIQIERLCADAPRQLVVQEHESWEGMKNYRFTALFESELERRNSWQGKAYEG from the coding sequence ATGACGCTTGAAGAATGCCGCAGGATCTGGCAGGGTCCCCACCGCCTCTTTCTCAGGGGGAGGGAGCTGAAGCGTTCGGTGGGGCAGCGGGTCCAGAAGATCAGCATCACCCTGGATCGGTCCTGTCCCAGGCGGCTGGGCGGAGGCTGCGCCTTCTGCAATCCCGACAGTTTCCTCCCTCCGGGGGGAAGGGGACATATGGATCCCGTTGAGCAATTCCATGCCGGAATGAAAAAATTCAGCGAAAAATATCCCCGACAAAAATACATTGCATACATCCAGGGCTACACCGGCACATTGGGCGATCCTGAGCATCTGCGGCAGATCTATGCCCGCATATTGAGTTTGCCCCGGGTCCATTCCCTGGTTATCGGAACCCGACCGGACTGCCTGCCGCCGGAAATATTGGACGTTCTGGCCCGGCTCGGCGATGCCGCCTGGCCGTCAGAGAGCGGAGGCGAAGCTGAAAGGGTGAAAAAGGAGCTCATGGTGGAACTGGGAATTGAGAGCTTCAGTCCGGCGGCACTGCAGGAAGCCCGCCGGGGCATATCTTCGGAACAGATTCGAACGGCCCTTGGTAAGCTTGAGCAGAGAAATATTCCCGCCGGCGCCCACCTTATGATCGGCCTTCCCGGGGAAGATCAGCTGCAGCAGCTTCCCGAACATATCAATTCCCTTCCAATCTCCATGCTGAAATTTCATCAGCTCCAGCTCATCCGGCGAAGCCCCTGGGGAGAACTGGCGGCAGCAGGGAAGAAGATATCGTCCCTTCCCCGGAATCCTATGACAGTGGATGAATATACTGATACACTCCTGGATGTGATTGAGAGAATACGTCCGGATATACAAATAGAACGGCTCTGTGCGGATGCACCCCGGCAGCTGGTGGTTCAGGAGCACGAATCCTGGGAGGGGATGAAGAACTACCGCTTCACCGCCCTTTTTGAATCCGAGTTGGAACGGCGCAACAGCTGGCAGGGGAAAGCATATGAAGGGTGA
- the tsf gene encoding translation elongation factor Ts produces MAISAADVKKLREKTGAGMMDCKKALKEADGDFNRAEEILKELGLAAVAKRSGRSTDEGRIFTYVGDDVAGIMEISCETDFVARNEEFASTGAQLVEDAVVQNLPSDDEGLVNRVNELAATIKENMTIRRFQRKELSANQSAVAYIHGEAGSLGVLLTLELSSPELKGNEAVATLGKDLAMHAAAFSPLYLNEDAVESSYLAEQEKIFKAQAENMDKPSHVIEGIIKGKLKKHLKEICFTEQGFVKDDKRSVAQVLKDTGKEVGGDIKLVDYIVFRAGEEL; encoded by the coding sequence ATGGCAATTAGTGCTGCTGACGTGAAAAAACTGCGGGAGAAAACCGGCGCAGGGATGATGGACTGTAAGAAAGCCCTGAAGGAAGCCGATGGAGATTTTAACCGTGCGGAAGAAATTCTGAAGGAACTGGGCCTTGCCGCTGTGGCGAAGCGTTCAGGACGTTCAACCGATGAAGGTCGCATCTTCACCTACGTGGGTGATGATGTTGCCGGAATTATGGAAATCAGCTGCGAAACAGACTTTGTTGCGCGGAATGAAGAATTCGCAAGCACCGGCGCACAGCTTGTGGAGGATGCGGTTGTACAGAATCTTCCCTCCGACGATGAGGGTCTGGTCAACAGAGTGAATGAGTTGGCTGCTACCATCAAAGAAAATATGACCATCCGCCGATTCCAGCGCAAGGAACTCAGCGCGAATCAGAGCGCTGTGGCATACATCCACGGTGAAGCAGGAAGCCTCGGCGTACTTCTCACCCTTGAGCTTTCATCTCCCGAGCTGAAAGGCAATGAAGCTGTGGCAACACTGGGTAAAGACCTGGCCATGCATGCGGCGGCGTTCAGCCCCCTGTACCTGAACGAGGATGCGGTTGAATCTTCCTACCTTGCAGAGCAGGAAAAAATCTTCAAGGCACAGGCGGAAAACATGGACAAACCTTCCCATGTCATTGAAGGCATCATCAAAGGGAAACTGAAAAAGCACCTCAAGGAAATCTGTTTTACCGAGCAGGGTTTTGTGAAAGACGATAAACGCTCTGTTGCCCAGGTTCTGAAAGACACCGGCAAGGAAGTGGGCGGTGATATCAAACTTGTGGATTACATCGTTTTCCGGGCAGGCGAAGAACTGTAA
- the frr gene encoding ribosome recycling factor: protein MDSVLKSHEDRMKKSVKNLEEEFNNLRTGRASASLFDKIRVDYYGSPTPLNQVANISVPEARLVVIQPWDKSLIGEIEKAIQKSELSLNPASDGKVIRISIPPLTEDRRKELVKHAKQIAEQSRVAVRNIRRDANDDLKKQEKDSEISEDDLKRGEDEVQKLTDSYVKQIDELLDAKEKEIMEV, encoded by the coding sequence ATGGACAGTGTGTTAAAGAGCCACGAAGACAGGATGAAGAAGTCCGTGAAGAATCTCGAAGAGGAATTCAATAATCTTCGCACAGGACGGGCAAGTGCTTCACTTTTCGACAAGATCCGGGTGGACTATTATGGAAGCCCCACCCCCCTTAATCAGGTTGCAAACATCAGCGTGCCCGAAGCCAGACTGGTGGTAATCCAGCCCTGGGACAAGAGCCTCATCGGCGAAATTGAAAAAGCCATCCAGAAATCAGAGCTTTCCCTGAATCCGGCAAGCGACGGCAAGGTGATCCGCATCAGCATTCCCCCCCTTACCGAAGACCGGAGGAAGGAACTGGTAAAACACGCCAAACAGATCGCCGAGCAGAGCAGAGTCGCAGTACGGAACATCCGCCGGGATGCAAATGATGATCTGAAAAAACAGGAAAAGGATAGTGAAATCAGTGAAGATGATCTGAAACGGGGTGAAGACGAGGTTCAGAAACTCACAGATTCCTACGTGAAGCAGATCGATGAACTTCTCGACGCCAAGGAAAAGGAGATCATGGAGGTTTGA